One window from the genome of Epinephelus moara isolate mb chromosome 5, YSFRI_EMoa_1.0, whole genome shotgun sequence encodes:
- the lpar2b gene encoding lysophosphatidic acid receptor 2b isoform X1, producing MDTETIDLDGCYYNKSIKFFYEQSGKNISDHWSTRSYVIVALGMTVCFVVIFSNLLVIGAILKNRRFHYPIYYLLGNLALADLFSGVSYLHLMFHTGPWTIKLSKFQWFVRQGLIDTSLTASVLNLLAVAVERHQTIFNMQLHSKMSTRRVFVIIVFIWLVAIIMGLVPTMGWHCLCDLPNCSTMAPLYSRSYLVFWGVLNLLTFSIMVAVYTRIFIYVRHKSKQMSQHTTQIRHRETVLNLMKTVSMILGCFVLCWTPGLVILLLDGLGCDSCKVLRYEKYFLVLAECNSFVNPIIYCFRDKDMRRTFRQIMCCLRGRDRKSTSGVHFNTLEHENYKSRIAEPTESNGALLIRDESEDVPAPSET from the exons ATGGATACAGAGACCATCGACCTAGACGGATGCTACTACAACAAGAGCATCAAATTTTTCTATGAGCAGAGTGGAAAGAACATTAGCGACCACTGGAGCACACGTAGCTATGTGATTGTCGCTCTGGGCATGACGGTCTGCTTCGTCGTCATCTTTTCCAACCTTTTGGTCATAGGcgccattttaaaaaacagacgTTTTCACTACCCTATCTACTATCTGCTGGGTAACCTGGCTCTGGCTGACCTCTTCTCAG GTGTCTCCTACCTCCACTTGATGTTTCATACTGGTCCCTGGACCATTAAGCTCTCTAAGTTCCAGTGGTTTGTGCGACAGGGGCTGATCGACACCAGTCTGACAGCCTCGGTCCTCAACCTCCTGGCTGTGGCCGTGGAGCGTCACCAAACCATCTTCAACATGCAGCTGCACAGTAAGATGAGCACCCGGCGTGTTTTTGTCATCATTGTGTTCATCTGGCTGGTGGCCATAATCATGGGCCTGGTTCCCACCATGGGCTGGCACTGCCTGTGCGACCTGCCGAACTGCTCCACCATGGCGCCGCTGTACAGCCGCAGCTACCTGGTGTTCTGGGGCGTCCTCAACCTGCTGACCTTCTCCATCATGGTGGCCGTCTACACCCGGATCTTTATCTACGTGAGGCACAAGAGCAAGCAGATGTCGCAGCACACTACCCAGATAAGACACAGAGAGACGGTGTTAAACCTGATGAAGACCGTGTCCATGATCCTGG GCTGTTTTGTGTTATGCTGGACGCCTGGCCTGGTCATACTGCTGCTCGACGGCCTGGGCTGCGACTCGTGCAAGGTGCTGCGATACGAGAAGTACTTCCTGGTGCTGGCCGAGTGCAACTCCTTCGTCAACCCCATCATCTACTGCTTCAGGGACAAAGACATGAGGAGGACCTTCAGGCAGATCATGTGCTGCCTTCGGGGCCGCGACCGCAAGAGCACCTCTGGAGTTCACTTTAACACCCTGGAGCACGAG
- the lpar2b gene encoding lysophosphatidic acid receptor 2b isoform X2 → MDTETIDLDGCYYNKSIKFFYEQSGKNISDHWSTRSYVIVALGMTVCFVVIFSNLLVIGAILKNRRFHYPIYYLLGNLALADLFSGVSYLHLMFHTGPWTIKLSKFQWFVRQGLIDTSLTASVLNLLAVAVERHQTIFNMQLHSKMSTRRVFVIIVFIWLVAIIMGLVPTMGWHCLCDLPNCSTMAPLYSRSYLVFWGVLNLLTFSIMVAVYTRIFIYVRHKSKQMSQHTTQIRHRETVLNLMKTVSMILGEGAHTRYTLRAEQQTANLLKPT, encoded by the exons ATGGATACAGAGACCATCGACCTAGACGGATGCTACTACAACAAGAGCATCAAATTTTTCTATGAGCAGAGTGGAAAGAACATTAGCGACCACTGGAGCACACGTAGCTATGTGATTGTCGCTCTGGGCATGACGGTCTGCTTCGTCGTCATCTTTTCCAACCTTTTGGTCATAGGcgccattttaaaaaacagacgTTTTCACTACCCTATCTACTATCTGCTGGGTAACCTGGCTCTGGCTGACCTCTTCTCAG GTGTCTCCTACCTCCACTTGATGTTTCATACTGGTCCCTGGACCATTAAGCTCTCTAAGTTCCAGTGGTTTGTGCGACAGGGGCTGATCGACACCAGTCTGACAGCCTCGGTCCTCAACCTCCTGGCTGTGGCCGTGGAGCGTCACCAAACCATCTTCAACATGCAGCTGCACAGTAAGATGAGCACCCGGCGTGTTTTTGTCATCATTGTGTTCATCTGGCTGGTGGCCATAATCATGGGCCTGGTTCCCACCATGGGCTGGCACTGCCTGTGCGACCTGCCGAACTGCTCCACCATGGCGCCGCTGTACAGCCGCAGCTACCTGGTGTTCTGGGGCGTCCTCAACCTGCTGACCTTCTCCATCATGGTGGCCGTCTACACCCGGATCTTTATCTACGTGAGGCACAAGAGCAAGCAGATGTCGCAGCACACTACCCAGATAAGACACAGAGAGACGGTGTTAAACCTGATGAAGACCGTGTCCATGATCCTGGGTGAGGGAGCGCACACACGCTACACATTGAGGGCTGAGCAACAAACTGCAAACTTACTGAAACCTACATAA